A genomic segment from Sulfitobacter mediterraneus encodes:
- a CDS encoding DUF3131 domain-containing protein — MMNRRSFLKASSALPLALVLPGTMAQALSKSRNTIVVIDGLSAASDADRLSATMDGLIRLGVPISCIVETAHPEAGPLRVDHPVAALLRDMRGRLPGLIDLLPVLPDLANRTAHFQSRDAYDAQHRLFDALWGDRDGQSAGFRPRAVACDMAENALPPTGVRTSGIRNVLMRPAANASAAVQSQAWDNGVVRLIGGKRVQLTDTAAQLQNDPANPGERVLYLSAENLAALPAADLPDLAAQFATAVMQPDGDTWVSPILASDVQFRDAYSYNRKMALHFMASPGSTAVERAILTDFRLDLLNAGLPSSFGEAVETGQTDRDGTGYWIDIQRTKAVLPILPVQHYLAGSAKLDPAALNADRNSFGMGVEFRPRSTARAAGITEDNTMVVPAEIINAPAQLAELDRADYGTEDFTVLISDQVLQNAPQRKILKQALLQLADDGITRPVTLPEYVRGITPTDAYLNHFRRTAAYAGRARGSDRAQGRQSHAQLMEDAKTAWRYFEKWTNRRTGLCPATVNFSGSGSTLHEAVTMWDVGSQINALVAANELSLITDKAFQTAIRKILPNIAGRKSQGRLLPQGWIATDRIKWGVKDFDGCDAGRLMAALYNLDTHSATKDRAEPTVRSWDLDKVIKDGVIYNVTDGVETTTYRSHCAHYAAWAFRTWGLEVRSPYEVLDGKSETDGRIALLEVGGHIGPMGAEPLLLEAIELGMSPESEYLADVLFAAQLEEYDETGNLTCVSEGPIDRAPWFTYQGIQFDAPGRIWATDTVASLPEHRSPEFRKKNHVVSSKAAYLWAAYKNHDYCDLLVDYVRERARTDNGFASSIYRETGKATATYADINTNAIILQSIAQIMRNAKSQ, encoded by the coding sequence ATGATGAACCGCCGCAGTTTTCTAAAAGCAAGCAGCGCCCTGCCGCTGGCCTTGGTTCTGCCCGGCACCATGGCGCAGGCGCTCAGCAAATCGCGCAATACGATTGTTGTGATTGACGGTCTCTCGGCGGCCAGTGACGCAGACAGGCTTTCGGCGACGATGGACGGGTTGATCCGTCTGGGTGTGCCAATCAGCTGCATTGTTGAAACGGCACATCCTGAGGCAGGTCCGCTGCGTGTGGATCATCCGGTGGCGGCCCTGCTGCGTGATATGCGGGGACGGTTGCCCGGATTGATCGACCTCTTGCCTGTGCTCCCCGATCTGGCCAACCGGACCGCGCATTTCCAATCCCGCGACGCCTATGACGCGCAGCACCGCCTGTTTGATGCCCTTTGGGGCGATCGCGACGGCCAGTCCGCAGGGTTCCGCCCTCGTGCTGTGGCCTGCGACATGGCCGAAAACGCGCTGCCCCCCACCGGCGTCCGAACCAGCGGTATCCGCAATGTCCTGATGCGCCCGGCTGCAAACGCCAGCGCTGCGGTGCAATCTCAGGCATGGGACAACGGGGTGGTGCGTCTGATCGGGGGCAAGCGGGTACAACTGACCGACACTGCGGCCCAATTGCAGAACGATCCGGCCAACCCTGGTGAACGGGTCTTGTACCTGTCAGCTGAAAATCTGGCCGCCCTCCCTGCCGCTGATCTGCCCGACCTTGCCGCCCAATTTGCCACGGCTGTGATGCAGCCTGATGGCGACACATGGGTCAGCCCGATCTTGGCCTCTGACGTGCAGTTCCGCGATGCCTATAGCTACAACCGCAAGATGGCGTTGCACTTTATGGCCTCCCCCGGATCAACGGCGGTGGAACGGGCCATTCTCACTGATTTCCGGCTTGATCTGCTCAACGCTGGACTGCCCTCCAGCTTTGGCGAGGCGGTCGAGACTGGCCAGACGGATCGTGACGGCACCGGCTATTGGATTGACATTCAGCGCACCAAAGCGGTGCTGCCCATCCTGCCCGTGCAACACTACCTTGCCGGATCCGCCAAATTGGACCCTGCCGCGCTGAACGCGGATCGTAACAGCTTTGGCATGGGCGTCGAGTTTCGCCCACGCAGCACGGCCCGTGCCGCCGGGATCACCGAAGACAACACCATGGTTGTCCCCGCAGAGATCATCAACGCGCCCGCCCAATTGGCCGAATTGGACCGCGCCGATTATGGCACCGAGGATTTCACTGTCCTGATTTCGGATCAGGTGCTGCAAAACGCGCCGCAGCGGAAAATCCTGAAGCAGGCTCTGCTGCAATTGGCCGATGACGGGATCACCCGCCCTGTGACCTTGCCCGAATATGTGCGCGGGATTACCCCAACCGATGCCTACCTGAACCACTTTCGCCGGACAGCTGCCTATGCGGGTCGCGCCCGTGGATCTGATCGGGCGCAGGGCCGTCAAAGTCACGCGCAACTGATGGAAGACGCCAAGACCGCCTGGCGCTATTTTGAGAAATGGACCAACCGGCGGACCGGCCTATGCCCGGCAACGGTCAATTTCTCCGGCAGCGGCTCCACCCTGCACGAAGCGGTCACGATGTGGGACGTAGGCAGCCAGATCAACGCATTGGTCGCCGCCAACGAGCTGTCGCTGATCACCGACAAGGCGTTTCAAACCGCTATCCGCAAAATCCTGCCCAACATCGCGGGCCGTAAATCGCAGGGACGATTGCTGCCGCAGGGGTGGATCGCCACGGACAGGATCAAATGGGGCGTTAAGGATTTTGATGGCTGCGATGCCGGACGGCTCATGGCCGCGCTTTACAATCTGGACACCCACAGCGCCACCAAGGATCGGGCTGAGCCAACCGTGCGATCCTGGGATCTGGACAAGGTGATCAAGGATGGCGTGATTTACAACGTGACCGATGGGGTCGAGACCACGACTTACCGCTCGCATTGTGCCCATTACGCGGCTTGGGCCTTTCGCACCTGGGGGCTTGAGGTCCGCTCGCCCTATGAGGTGCTTGACGGCAAAAGTGAAACGGATGGCCGGATTGCCCTGTTGGAAGTGGGCGGTCACATCGGGCCGATGGGGGCAGAACCGCTGCTGCTCGAAGCGATTGAACTGGGGATGTCACCGGAATCGGAATACCTTGCGGATGTGCTTTTTGCCGCGCAACTAGAGGAATATGACGAAACCGGCAACCTGACCTGTGTGTCAGAGGGGCCTATCGACCGCGCACCTTGGTTTACCTATCAAGGAATCCAGTTTGACGCGCCTGGGCGGATCTGGGCCACCGACACAGTCGCCAGCCTGCCCGAACACCGCTCCCCCGAGTTCCGCAAGAAAAACCATGTGGTCAGTTCCAAGGCCGCTTACCTTTGGGCGGCTTACAAGAACCACGATTATTGCGATCTGTTGGTGGACTATGTGCGCGAACGGGCAAGAACCGACAACGGCTTTGCCTCCAGCATCTATCGCGAGACAGGCAAGGCGACGGCAACCTATGCCGACATCAATACCAATGCGATCATCCTGCAATCCATCGCCCAGATCATGCGCAACGCCAAAAGCCAGTAA
- a CDS encoding glycosyltransferase has product MSRLARSYTETRVARGKSDRVFLDPSNRRRSRVLLSAMTLFAAVLIWLVVFSISLVSTRGIKAALPDEIITLKGEFHQTGTHDHASHAHGSGGILPAIERYALQETSKYRCIAEEKPASENAQRVYAVVPSHLVESPASLNESCDVVDVVMPMWFDLRVEQDALRVGGLADDAREAVRGYVAQQKGRVKVLPILRFDPSSYSYFETARGLRAVAAALSGFADDLAKSDEAVGLCIDASLIAAKGSAALAEVFGPFASRMSDLGLQSCAVISGTTEDANLVVTDHFLDLVVVKGFEEPWVGSAPRPVAARDWFEKRVTAVQDIVAEDKLVLALGTFSVDWVSGRAKPNTMPYAQMASALAEADAKPTFIPAAGASQAIYVDDKGRQHRSWILDAASAHNQMKWLKKRGVRGVGVWNLGYEDPGLWAVLDQAQHDTPLDGDTLSNVVFTNYVNRIGAGPFVAPLSMPVIGQREVVLDPQTNQVLDVQHDSMARPASVRLYGRGAPNKVVLTFDDGPVRNYTTETLDILKETKTPASFFVLGHNALQNPDLIDRIIEDGHELGSHTYWHPHMNDISASRATVEVNSVQLLVNGITGRSMRLYREPYMRSGGPITSKEVASLLPLEEAGYIITGMDIVPRDWLTTSAEELAAEVVRQVEENAGGIVLLHDGGGDQSQTVAALPILIADLRAKGYEFTSIADFLDTNPEILMPHVDGISTAFSSVSFKAVGNSWSVLEITFWSVFGLGLFRGLLLLFLTSRRKRHVASYAADVPSVTVVIPAYNEAHVITQCIERVLQSQYPYFDIIVVDDGSTDDTYAKALPYDTLPNVTVLTQKNGGKSAAMNRALFETESDVLICIDADSQIAPDAVGLLAGHFSDPDIGAVAGRVVVGNRNNLLTRLQALEYITAQSVERRAKEYLNAITVVPGAIGAWRTTALMEAGIFSTETLTEDADMTMAVIRSNYRVIYEDRAVAKTETPATVSGLLTQRLRWSLGMMQAGWKHLGAVVEGRKLGLISLPDLAIFGYLMPLLAPLADLFLLILAGGYIMGWINGTEPAVTTAVPPSLLLAYLILPLLELFTVLLAFKLDPKEDRGLLWLIPMQRLFYRQLLYISVIRALWRATTGSLAKWGHAQRAGFQFDQTRKS; this is encoded by the coding sequence ATGAGCCGCCTTGCGCGTTCATATACCGAGACCCGCGTTGCACGTGGCAAGTCGGACAGGGTGTTTCTGGACCCCAGCAACCGGCGCCGGTCGCGGGTATTGCTGTCGGCGATGACATTGTTCGCCGCCGTGTTGATCTGGCTGGTGGTGTTTTCCATTTCACTGGTCTCGACACGCGGGATCAAGGCGGCGCTGCCGGACGAGATTATCACGCTCAAAGGTGAATTTCATCAAACTGGCACCCATGATCACGCCAGCCACGCGCACGGTTCAGGCGGCATTCTGCCTGCGATTGAACGCTATGCGCTTCAGGAGACCTCAAAGTATCGCTGTATCGCGGAGGAAAAACCTGCCTCAGAAAACGCCCAGCGCGTTTATGCGGTTGTGCCCAGCCATCTGGTTGAATCTCCAGCGTCTCTGAACGAAAGCTGCGATGTTGTGGATGTGGTCATGCCGATGTGGTTCGACCTGCGTGTCGAACAAGACGCCCTGCGCGTCGGCGGTCTGGCCGATGACGCACGCGAAGCCGTGCGCGGTTACGTGGCGCAGCAAAAAGGCCGGGTGAAGGTGTTGCCGATCCTGCGCTTTGATCCATCAAGCTATTCCTATTTCGAAACCGCGAGGGGGCTCCGCGCGGTGGCGGCGGCACTGTCTGGTTTTGCTGACGACCTGGCCAAGAGCGACGAGGCGGTGGGCCTTTGCATTGATGCCAGTCTGATTGCAGCAAAAGGCAGTGCCGCCTTGGCAGAGGTGTTTGGCCCCTTCGCCAGCCGGATGTCCGATTTGGGCCTCCAGTCCTGCGCCGTGATTTCCGGCACCACTGAAGACGCCAACCTGGTGGTCACAGATCATTTTCTCGATCTGGTTGTTGTTAAGGGCTTTGAAGAGCCCTGGGTCGGCTCCGCCCCGCGGCCGGTTGCTGCACGTGACTGGTTTGAAAAGCGTGTGACCGCGGTGCAAGACATCGTTGCCGAAGACAAGCTGGTACTGGCACTTGGCACCTTTTCGGTGGATTGGGTTTCGGGCCGGGCCAAGCCCAACACGATGCCCTATGCGCAAATGGCATCAGCGCTGGCCGAGGCCGACGCCAAGCCGACCTTCATCCCTGCGGCCGGTGCGTCACAGGCGATCTATGTGGATGACAAGGGCCGCCAGCACCGCAGCTGGATTCTTGATGCAGCCTCTGCCCACAATCAGATGAAGTGGCTGAAAAAGCGCGGCGTTCGCGGCGTTGGTGTATGGAATCTTGGTTATGAAGACCCCGGTCTCTGGGCTGTTCTGGATCAGGCGCAGCATGACACCCCGCTGGATGGCGATACGCTGAGCAACGTTGTGTTTACCAACTACGTAAACCGCATTGGTGCGGGGCCGTTTGTTGCGCCCCTGTCCATGCCGGTGATTGGGCAGCGTGAGGTCGTGTTGGACCCCCAGACAAATCAGGTTCTGGATGTGCAACATGACAGCATGGCCCGCCCGGCCAGCGTACGCCTCTATGGGCGCGGCGCCCCCAACAAGGTGGTTTTGACCTTTGATGACGGACCGGTGCGCAACTACACCACCGAGACGCTGGATATCCTCAAAGAGACCAAAACGCCTGCGTCGTTCTTTGTGCTGGGTCACAATGCGCTGCAGAACCCTGATCTGATTGACCGGATCATCGAAGACGGTCACGAGCTGGGTTCGCACACCTATTGGCACCCGCATATGAATGACATTTCTGCCTCCCGTGCGACGGTTGAGGTGAATTCGGTGCAATTGCTGGTCAACGGCATCACCGGGCGCAGCATGCGCCTGTATCGTGAGCCCTATATGCGCAGCGGCGGGCCGATCACCTCCAAGGAAGTGGCATCCCTGCTGCCGCTGGAAGAGGCGGGATATATCATCACTGGCATGGATATTGTGCCGCGCGACTGGCTGACCACCTCTGCCGAGGAACTGGCGGCCGAAGTGGTTCGCCAGGTCGAAGAGAATGCCGGCGGTATTGTTCTGTTGCATGATGGTGGTGGCGATCAAAGCCAGACCGTTGCGGCCCTGCCAATCCTGATCGCGGATCTGCGGGCCAAGGGGTATGAGTTCACTTCTATCGCGGATTTCCTCGACACCAACCCGGAAATACTCATGCCGCATGTGGACGGGATCAGCACCGCGTTCAGCAGCGTGTCCTTTAAGGCGGTTGGCAACAGCTGGTCGGTGTTGGAGATCACGTTCTGGTCGGTCTTTGGCCTTGGCCTGTTCCGGGGGCTGCTTTTGTTGTTCCTGACGTCCCGCCGCAAACGCCATGTGGCCAGCTATGCCGCAGATGTGCCCAGCGTGACCGTGGTGATCCCGGCCTATAACGAAGCGCATGTGATCACCCAGTGTATTGAACGGGTGTTGCAGTCTCAGTACCCCTATTTCGATATTATAGTGGTGGATGACGGATCAACCGATGACACATACGCCAAGGCGCTGCCTTACGACACTCTTCCCAATGTGACGGTGTTGACCCAAAAGAACGGCGGCAAATCCGCAGCGATGAACCGGGCCCTGTTTGAGACCGAAAGCGACGTGTTGATCTGCATCGATGCGGATTCGCAGATTGCGCCGGATGCGGTGGGGCTGCTGGCCGGTCACTTTAGCGATCCCGATATCGGCGCGGTGGCGGGCCGTGTTGTCGTGGGCAACCGCAACAACCTGCTGACCCGTCTGCAGGCGCTGGAGTATATCACCGCGCAAAGCGTGGAACGCCGCGCCAAGGAATACCTCAACGCGATTACCGTTGTGCCCGGTGCCATCGGCGCATGGCGGACCACCGCCTTGATGGAGGCGGGGATCTTCTCGACTGAGACCCTGACCGAAGACGCCGACATGACCATGGCCGTAATCCGGTCCAACTATCGCGTGATCTACGAAGACCGCGCCGTGGCCAAAACCGAAACGCCTGCCACCGTGTCCGGTTTGCTGACCCAACGTCTGCGCTGGTCGCTGGGTATGATGCAAGCTGGATGGAAACACCTGGGTGCTGTGGTCGAGGGGCGCAAGCTGGGCCTGATTTCCCTGCCCGATCTGGCGATCTTTGGCTATCTGATGCCGCTGCTGGCGCCCTTGGCGGATCTGTTCCTGCTGATCCTTGCGGGCGGCTATATCATGGGCTGGATCAACGGTACAGAACCTGCGGTGACAACGGCCGTCCCGCCAAGCCTGTTGCTGGCCTATCTGATCTTGCCGCTGCTTGAGCTGTTCACCGTTCTGCTGGCGTTCAAGCTGGACCCGAAAGAAGATCGCGGTCTATTGTGGCTTATCCCGATGCAGCGCCTGTTTTATCGCCAGTTGCTGTACATTTCGGTGATCCGCGCCCTTTGGCGTGCCACCACGGGATCACTTGCCAAATGGGGCCATGCGCAACGCGCCGGTTTCCAGTTCGACCAGACGAGAAAGTCATGA
- a CDS encoding cupin — MNAETKLTPEAIRSAELVLPVQDLKTEMPFFLGQLGFRLDTIYPADDPAVAVVSGHGLRLRLERGAEVAPGKVILYCDAPDDLGGVGTIVTSPNGNQVEIQDANPPLVIPETRHSFMVRRLADSDSWIIGRAGMRYRDLITDRLGGSIIASHIRIPDGGPVPDMVHYHTVGFQLIFCYRGWVRLVYEDYGDPFILEAGNCVIQPPQIRHRVLEASDNVEVLEIGVPAEHITTIDHEMELPNGPANPDREWDGTKFVHHREDQATWTPWRVPGWEARDTGIGGATQGIAGVQVSRPSADAQDAWTSHDTDILFTFVKEGSLTLEADSEGRKTHDLVAGDAFVLPPFLKTRYINPSADCELIEVTLPSSFGTTVHET, encoded by the coding sequence ATGAACGCCGAAACAAAGCTCACCCCCGAGGCGATCCGCAGCGCCGAACTGGTCCTGCCTGTGCAAGATCTGAAAACAGAGATGCCGTTTTTCCTTGGCCAGTTGGGCTTCCGGCTGGATACAATCTATCCCGCCGATGATCCGGCTGTGGCGGTGGTGTCCGGTCATGGTCTGCGGTTGCGGCTTGAACGCGGGGCAGAGGTCGCGCCGGGCAAGGTCATACTCTACTGCGATGCCCCGGATGATCTGGGCGGTGTGGGCACTATCGTCACCTCGCCCAACGGCAATCAGGTCGAGATACAGGATGCCAATCCGCCGCTGGTGATCCCGGAAACGCGGCATTCATTTATGGTGCGCCGTTTGGCCGACAGCGACAGTTGGATCATCGGCCGTGCAGGCATGCGCTATCGCGATCTGATCACCGACCGTCTGGGCGGGTCGATCATCGCCAGCCATATCCGCATTCCCGATGGCGGGCCGGTGCCGGATATGGTGCATTATCACACCGTCGGATTTCAGTTGATCTTTTGTTATCGCGGCTGGGTGCGGCTGGTTTATGAGGACTACGGTGATCCATTTATCCTTGAGGCCGGCAATTGCGTGATCCAGCCACCGCAGATCCGCCACCGGGTGCTTGAAGCATCTGACAACGTCGAGGTGTTGGAGATCGGCGTGCCTGCGGAACATATCACCACCATTGACCACGAGATGGAGCTGCCCAACGGCCCCGCGAACCCTGACCGCGAGTGGGACGGCACCAAATTTGTACACCACCGCGAGGATCAGGCGACATGGACCCCCTGGCGTGTACCAGGATGGGAAGCGCGGGACACGGGCATTGGTGGGGCCACCCAAGGTATCGCGGGTGTACAGGTCAGCCGCCCCAGTGCAGATGCGCAGGACGCGTGGACAAGCCATGATACCGATATCCTGTTCACCTTTGTCAAAGAGGGCAGCCTGACCCTTGAGGCCGACAGCGAGGGGCGCAAAACACATGATCTGGTTGCGGGGGATGCCTTTGTCCTGCCGCCGTTCCTGAAGACCCGCTATATCAACCCATCCGCCGATTGCGAGCTGATCGAGGTAACTCTACCGTCATCCTTTGGAACAACGGTCCACGAGACCTAA
- a CDS encoding pyridoxal phosphate-dependent aminotransferase has protein sequence MTYAAARLATVKPSASAAVSQAAKAAKAAGRDVIDLGLGEPDFDTPAHIIEAAHQAALAGDTRYPPTQGTLAARQAVSAKFARENGLDYAAETDVIVSNGAKQVIFDALMATLEPGDEVVLCAPYFGQYKDMVLILGGVPVTVKTRAEEGFCLTPKALEDAITPKTRWIILNSPSNPAGATYDDDALRALAAVLRDHPRVLILSDEIYEHILFDGRNFLSFAAACPDLRDRTLTVNGVSKAYAMTGWRIGYAGGPAPLIAAMTKVQSQISSGPCTIAQAAAVAALNGPQDDVRRFNAAFEARRNLVVDRIAQIEGLTLDAPGGAFYAYIGCAAFIGGQTPEGKVIAGDIDFAAYLLDAAGIAAVPGSAYEMSPYFRLSTATSAEVLDKAMTRLAEATSKLKKD, from the coding sequence ATGACCTATGCCGCCGCCCGTCTTGCCACAGTGAAACCGTCGGCATCCGCCGCCGTCAGTCAAGCTGCGAAAGCCGCCAAGGCCGCAGGACGCGATGTGATTGATCTGGGTTTGGGCGAGCCGGATTTTGACACGCCTGCCCATATCATTGAGGCCGCCCATCAGGCTGCTCTTGCCGGAGACACCCGTTATCCGCCCACCCAAGGTACATTGGCGGCGCGGCAGGCGGTCTCGGCCAAGTTTGCCCGCGAAAACGGTCTGGATTATGCGGCAGAGACTGATGTGATTGTCAGCAATGGCGCAAAACAGGTCATTTTCGATGCACTGATGGCAACGTTGGAGCCGGGTGACGAGGTGGTGCTTTGTGCGCCCTATTTTGGTCAATACAAGGATATGGTGCTGATCCTGGGCGGCGTGCCGGTCACGGTCAAAACCAGGGCCGAGGAGGGATTCTGCCTGACGCCTAAGGCGCTGGAGGATGCGATCACGCCCAAGACCCGCTGGATCATTCTCAACAGCCCATCCAATCCGGCGGGCGCAACCTATGATGATGATGCCTTACGCGCCTTGGCCGCAGTGCTGCGCGATCATCCTCGGGTTTTGATCCTGTCTGATGAGATCTATGAACACATCCTGTTTGACGGGCGCAATTTCCTGTCCTTTGCCGCCGCATGTCCGGATCTCAGGGATCGCACGCTGACTGTCAACGGCGTTTCCAAAGCCTATGCCATGACCGGTTGGCGGATCGGCTACGCGGGCGGACCTGCGCCCTTGATTGCCGCAATGACCAAGGTGCAGTCGCAGATCAGCTCTGGACCCTGCACCATTGCGCAGGCCGCCGCAGTCGCCGCCTTGAACGGCCCCCAAGACGACGTGCGCCGGTTCAACGCCGCGTTCGAGGCCCGCCGCAATCTGGTGGTGGACCGGATCGCGCAGATTGAGGGTCTGACACTCGACGCACCGGGCGGCGCTTTCTATGCCTATATTGGCTGCGCCGCGTTCATTGGGGGCCAAACTCCGGAAGGCAAAGTGATTGCGGGCGACATCGACTTTGCCGCCTATCTGCTGGACGCCGCAGGTATCGCCGCCGTGCCCGGCAGCGCCTATGAGATGTCGCCCTATTTCCGCTTATCGACGGCCACCTCTGCCGAGGTTTTGGACAAGGCGATGACCCGCCTTGCCGAGGCCACATCAAAACTCAAGAAAGACTGA
- a CDS encoding helix-turn-helix domain-containing protein, whose translation MAQLDNSPVDDTDLCIGTRLREFRMAQGYSLAKLANITGISDATLSRVENAQTLVSAHNLYILSQALNVDITAFYEPAAHPIRSGIRSVSRAGDGRQIDTARFTSTVLAADLSNKKMHPAMDVVTATTLDQVGGMASHSGEEFLLVMDGVLILHSEHYAPLRLNAGDSIYFDAGMAHAYLTPDGTPARILVVNSAEPDLGVDTPVSSSPS comes from the coding sequence TTGGCACAACTGGACAATTCACCTGTAGATGACACCGATCTTTGCATTGGCACACGGCTGCGCGAATTTCGTATGGCTCAAGGGTATTCGCTCGCAAAACTTGCCAACATCACCGGCATCTCAGACGCGACCCTGTCGCGGGTGGAAAACGCGCAAACGCTGGTTTCTGCCCATAACCTTTATATCCTCAGCCAAGCACTGAACGTCGATATCACTGCATTCTATGAGCCTGCTGCCCATCCGATCCGCAGCGGCATCCGGTCGGTGTCCCGCGCCGGGGATGGCCGGCAGATTGATACGGCGCGGTTCACCTCTACCGTTCTGGCCGCCGATCTGTCGAACAAGAAAATGCACCCAGCCATGGACGTTGTAACCGCCACCACATTGGATCAGGTCGGCGGCATGGCCAGTCACAGCGGCGAAGAATTCCTGCTCGTCATGGACGGCGTGTTGATCCTGCATTCAGAGCATTACGCCCCCCTGCGCCTGAACGCCGGAGATTCCATCTATTTCGACGCAGGCATGGCGCATGCCTATCTCACGCCTGATGGCACGCCCGCCCGCATTCTGGTGGTCAATTCCGCCGAACCCGATCTGGGCGTTGATACGCCTGTCTCCTCCTCCCCCTCCTGA
- a CDS encoding NAD-dependent epimerase/dehydratase family protein, protein MKKLVLTGAAGRLGSYLREPLTQMCDELVSTDIVEDIGKLYPGETYMKGDLASLDDMLRVLEGADMVVHMGAYADEGPFEELLGPNFIGAYNIWEAAYRQGLRRVVYGSSIHAVGMHPKTDFIGTDAPHRPDTFYGLAKCFAEDLGSMYWDKRGLESVHMRILSCAQVNNARALGSWLSYDDLIQLVQRSIDTPVTGFSVVYGVSNNDRVPVDNSKASFLGYRPKDNAEQFAEQVLADTPPMDNQDPGNMCHGGPFASVELGNSGVASMNIVNDKKET, encoded by the coding sequence ATGAAAAAACTCGTTTTGACAGGCGCCGCTGGCCGCCTTGGTTCCTACCTCCGTGAACCGCTGACCCAGATGTGTGATGAACTGGTCTCGACCGACATCGTGGAAGATATCGGTAAACTCTACCCCGGTGAGACCTACATGAAGGGTGATCTGGCCAGCCTTGATGACATGCTGCGTGTTCTCGAAGGCGCGGATATGGTTGTGCATATGGGCGCCTACGCGGACGAAGGCCCGTTTGAAGAACTGCTCGGTCCCAATTTCATCGGGGCCTATAACATCTGGGAGGCCGCATACCGCCAAGGTTTGCGCCGCGTGGTTTACGGCAGCTCTATCCATGCGGTTGGCATGCACCCCAAGACCGATTTTATCGGCACCGACGCGCCGCACCGCCCGGATACATTCTATGGTCTGGCCAAATGCTTTGCTGAAGATCTGGGCAGCATGTACTGGGACAAACGCGGGCTGGAAAGCGTACATATGCGCATTTTGTCCTGTGCACAGGTGAACAACGCACGGGCACTGGGATCATGGCTGTCTTATGATGATCTGATCCAACTGGTGCAGCGGTCGATCGACACGCCGGTGACGGGCTTTAGCGTGGTTTATGGCGTGTCCAACAATGACCGCGTTCCAGTGGACAATTCGAAGGCGTCCTTCCTCGGCTACCGGCCCAAAGACAACGCCGAACAATTTGCCGAACAGGTGCTGGCGGACACACCGCCGATGGACAACCAAGACCCCGGCAACATGTGCCACGGCGGCCCATTTGCCTCGGTCGAGCTGGGCAACAGCGGCGTGGCCTCGATGAATATCGTGAACGACAAAAAAGAAACCTGA
- a CDS encoding HpcH/HpaI aldolase family protein: MELEQNPFTHAIAAGQKQLGLWISFASAFAAEVTAPSGYDWALIDMEHSPNDYFSVLGQLQVFASCQTTAIVRPEWNDPVIVKRLLDMGVQGLLFPMIQTVEEAQRAVAATRYPPLGMRGVSGNTRANKFGRVGDYFAKVADETTVLLQIETASALEQAEDIAAVDGVSGIFFGPADIAADMGLLGKPMDDAVWSKIMPVAQRLIDKGMPVGTLVSDPAFAAKLLNDGFTFVACGSDTGLLAKASDALLAEVKGQLK; encoded by the coding sequence ATGGAGCTTGAACAAAACCCCTTTACCCACGCCATTGCCGCTGGGCAAAAGCAGCTTGGCCTCTGGATCAGTTTCGCCAGCGCCTTTGCCGCCGAGGTCACTGCGCCAAGCGGCTATGACTGGGCACTGATTGATATGGAACATTCGCCCAACGACTACTTTAGCGTTCTGGGCCAATTGCAGGTTTTTGCTTCCTGCCAAACGACTGCCATTGTGCGGCCCGAATGGAATGATCCCGTGATCGTCAAGCGCCTCCTCGATATGGGTGTGCAGGGGCTGTTGTTTCCGATGATCCAAACGGTCGAGGAAGCGCAACGAGCAGTCGCCGCGACCCGCTATCCACCACTGGGGATGCGCGGTGTGTCGGGCAACACGCGGGCCAACAAATTTGGCCGTGTGGGAGATTATTTCGCCAAGGTTGCGGATGAAACCACGGTTCTGTTGCAGATCGAAACCGCCTCCGCGCTTGAACAGGCCGAAGACATCGCCGCCGTGGACGGTGTCAGCGGGATCTTCTTTGGGCCTGCCGATATTGCCGCCGACATGGGCCTGCTGGGCAAACCGATGGATGATGCGGTTTGGTCGAAAATCATGCCCGTTGCGCAGCGGTTGATAGACAAGGGCATGCCTGTTGGCACTTTGGTTTCCGATCCGGCTTTTGCCGCCAAATTGCTCAATGACGGGTTCACTTTTGTCGCCTGCGGCAGTGACACCGGCCTGTTGGCCAAGGCCAGCGATGCCTTGTTGGCAGAGGTGAAAGGCCAGCTCAAATGA